The Candidatus Eisenbacteria bacterium genome has a segment encoding these proteins:
- a CDS encoding DUF262 domain-containing protein, protein MTVRESFDSTKRPLQELLKEIYDGKLQLPDFQRGWVWDDDRIKSLLASVGAWFPIGALMFLETRGEGIRFKPRPVEGTRDSLLNVPPETWILDGQQRLTSLYQALLGEKPADSRDAKGKPIKRWYYISMEAAVGPEADLEEAVISVPEDRQVKTFGGEIALDLSSRELEYKNKYFPAMEIFDSAEWRAGYSQYWDYDRKMQRLFDDFEREVIKTFERYLVPVIKLTKETPKEAVCLVFEKVNTGGVSLTVFELLTASFAAENFQLRDDWNHRERKLKTHHPVLHTLQSDDFLQAICLLVTQKRRRDAIAAGTPPERAPGISCKRRDILRLTVKDYEEWAGPVEEGFRKAARFLHHQKIFRATDLPYRTQLVPLAAIEVDLGPESETDGARQKTAQWYWCGVLGELYGGATETRFARDLPEVVEYVERKGGPVTVTEADFQAGRLLTLRTRNSAAYKGIYALLMRGGCCDFRTGEPIEDQTFFDDKIDIHHIFPKKWCDKAPIEAACHNSIINKTAIAVRTNRKIGGRAPSRYLETLEKDAGISGDRMDRILQSHQIEPHLLRNDDFWGFFAKRAEALLSRIEAAMEKSILRRPELFKAGATIEEYVEEPVEWEAEEGASEQGTPS, encoded by the coding sequence ATGACGATCGGATCAAGAGCCTCCTGGCGAGCGTTGGGGCGTGGTTTCCGATCGGGGCTCTGATGTTCTTGGAGACCAGAGGTGAGGGCATTCGGTTCAAGCCTCGTCCGGTCGAGGGCACGCGTGACTCCCTTTTGAACGTCCCACCGGAAACATGGATCTTGGATGGACAGCAGCGCCTCACGTCTCTATATCAGGCGCTGCTCGGCGAGAAGCCTGCGGATTCAAGGGATGCAAAAGGAAAACCCATCAAGAGATGGTACTACATCAGCATGGAGGCCGCGGTGGGACCGGAAGCAGACCTCGAGGAAGCCGTGATCAGCGTGCCGGAAGATCGACAGGTCAAGACCTTCGGTGGGGAAATCGCCCTCGACTTGAGCAGCCGTGAACTCGAATACAAGAATAAATACTTTCCTGCAATGGAGATTTTCGACTCCGCAGAATGGCGAGCGGGGTACAGCCAATACTGGGACTACGACAGGAAAATGCAGCGGCTCTTCGATGACTTCGAGCGAGAAGTCATCAAGACATTCGAACGATACCTGGTTCCAGTGATCAAGCTCACCAAGGAGACGCCCAAGGAGGCCGTGTGTCTGGTATTTGAAAAGGTCAACACAGGCGGCGTTTCCCTGACGGTATTTGAATTGCTCACGGCGTCCTTCGCTGCCGAGAACTTCCAGCTGCGTGATGATTGGAATCATCGCGAGCGGAAGCTCAAGACACATCATCCCGTTCTCCACACTCTCCAGAGCGATGACTTCCTTCAGGCCATCTGCCTTCTCGTGACACAGAAGCGCCGGCGAGATGCGATCGCCGCCGGGACTCCACCCGAGAGAGCTCCCGGCATCAGTTGCAAGCGCCGGGACATTCTGCGCCTTACGGTTAAGGATTACGAAGAGTGGGCTGGCCCGGTCGAAGAGGGTTTCCGCAAGGCAGCGAGGTTCCTGCACCATCAGAAGATCTTTAGAGCAACGGATCTTCCCTACCGGACTCAACTGGTTCCTCTGGCGGCCATCGAGGTAGATCTCGGTCCTGAGTCCGAAACTGACGGGGCCCGACAAAAGACCGCCCAGTGGTACTGGTGCGGAGTACTAGGCGAATTGTACGGAGGCGCGACCGAAACAAGATTTGCCCGGGACTTGCCCGAGGTCGTTGAATATGTTGAAAGGAAGGGAGGGCCGGTGACGGTCACGGAAGCGGACTTCCAAGCTGGAAGGCTGCTTACCCTTCGCACGCGGAACAGCGCGGCCTACAAGGGGATATACGCCCTCTTGATGCGTGGCGGTTGCTGCGACTTTCGCACTGGCGAGCCGATAGAGGACCAGACGTTCTTCGATGACAAGATCGATATCCATCACATCTTTCCGAAGAAATGGTGCGACAAGGCGCCGATTGAGGCGGCCTGCCACAACAGCATTATCAATAAGACCGCGATCGCTGTTCGCACCAACCGGAAGATCGGTGGGCGTGCGCCCTCCAGGTATCTAGAGACTCTCGAGAAGGACGCTGGCATTTCTGGCGACCGCATGGACCGCATTCTTCAATCTCACCAGATCGAGCCCCATCTTCTCCGCAACGATGACTTCTGGGGCTTTTTCGCCAAAAGGGCTGAAGCACTTCTATCGCGAATCGAGGCAGCCATGGAGAAATCTATTCTCCGAAGACCCGAGCTTTTCAAGGCGGGCGCAACGATAGAGGAGTACGTGGAAGAGCCCGTCGAGTGGGAAGCCGAAGAGGGGGCCTCTGAGCAGGGGACCCCGTCATGA